A single window of Gossypium hirsutum isolate 1008001.06 chromosome A10, Gossypium_hirsutum_v2.1, whole genome shotgun sequence DNA harbors:
- the LOC107896739 gene encoding serine/threonine-protein kinase PBL27 codes for MGGCFPCFGSSNKAGSNGGGSVKELSKKDSTKDSSVGQPHHVNRVNSDKSKSRSVSDPKKEPAVPKDGPTANIAAQTFTFRELAAATKNFRPECLLGEGGFGRVYKGRLESTGQVVAVKQLDRNGLQGNREFLVEVLMLSLLHHPNLVNLIGYCADGDQRLLVYEFMPLGSLEDHLHDLPSDKEPLDWNTRMRIAAGAAKGLEYLHDKANPPVIYRDLKSSNILLDEGFHPKLSDFGLAKLGPVGDKTHVSTRVMGTYGYCAPEYAMTGQLTLKSDVYSFGVVFIELITGRKAIDNTRAPGEQNLVAWARPLFRDRRKFPKMADPLLQGRYPIRGLYQALAVAAMCLQEQAATRPLIGDVVTALTYLASQTYDPNAPNNQSNRVGPSTPRVKDDRRSMADGLDSPDARGRVGSPSTHRNSPDYRKKNHVREMSSGAELSRNEPGEGSGRKWGSLDESEQQESHTDSPMNSARARETSRNRDLDRERAVAEAKVWGENWREKKRANAMGDSDGRND; via the exons ATGGGTGGGTGTTTTCCTTGTTTTGGATCATCGAACAAGGCAGGCAGTAATGGTGGGGGCAGTGTGAAAGAACTGAGCAAAAAGGATTCAACTAAAGACAGCTCAGTTGGACAGCCTCATCATGTTAACAGAGTTAATTCTg ACAAATCAAAATCTCGGAGTGTTTCTGATCCTAAGAAGGAACCTGCAGTACCTAAAGATGGACCAACAGCAAATATTGCAGCACAAACATTTACCTTCCGAGAGCTTGCTGCTGCCACGAAGAACTTTAGGCCAGAATGTCTATTAGGAGAAGGGGGGTTTGGACGTGTTTATAAGGGCCGCTTGGAGAGTACTGGACAG GTAGTTGCTGTCAAACAGCTTGATAGAAATGGCCTTCAAGGAAATAGAGAATTTCTTGTTGAAGTTCTCATGCTTAGCCTCTTACACCACCCAAACCTCGTGAATTTGATTGGTTATTGCGCCGATGGGGACCAACGCCTCCTTGTCTACGAGTTTATGCCTTTAGGGTCTTTGGAGGATCATTTACATG ATCTTCCATCCGACAAGGAACCTCTGGACTGGAATACGAGAATGAGGATTGCAGCCGGTGCAGCAAAGGGATTGGAATACTTGCATGATAAAGCTAATCCTCCTGTTATATATAGGGACTTAAAATCATCCAACATCCTTCTTGATGAGGGCTTTCACCCTAAATTATCAGATTTTGGGCTTGCAAAACTCGGTCCTGTTGGTGACAAAACACATGTGTCAACACGTGTGATGGGCACTTATGGTTATTGTGCTCCAGAATATGCAATGACTGGGCAGCTCACGCTAAAATCTGATGTTTACAGTTTCGGGGTAGTCTTTATTGAGCTTATAACCGGGCGCAAGGCCATTGATAATACACGTGCTCCGGGAGAGCAGAATCTTGTTGCATGG GCACGACCACTTTTCAGAGATCGTAGGAAGTTTCCAAAAATGGCTGACCCACTACTACAAGGTCGTTATCCCATACGAGGATTGTACCAAGCTCTTGCAGTTGCAGCAATGTGTTTGCAGGAGCAAGCAGCAACAAGGCCTCTAATAGGCGATGTTGTGACAGCACTTACATATTTAGCATCGCAAACCTATGACCCTAATGCACCTAACAATCAAAGCAACAGAGTTGGTCCGTCAACTCCAAGAGTCAAGGATGATCGAAGGAGTATGGCAGACGGTCTGGACAGCCCAGATGCACGTGGACGGGTAGGTTCCCCGTCCACCCATAGAAATTCGCCTGATTACAGGAAGAAGAACCATGTTCGGGAAATGAGCAGTGGTGCAGAGTTAAGTAGGAACGAACCTGGAGAGGGATCAGGGAGGAAATGGGGTAGTTTGGATGAATCAGAACAGCAAGAATCTCATACAGATAGCCCTATGAATTCTGCTAGAGCAAGGGAAACATCACGTAATCGCGATCTTGATAGGGAACGAGCTGTTGCAGAGGCTAAAGTGTGGGGTGAGAATTGGAGGGAGAAAAAACGGGCAAATGCAATGGGTGACTCTGATGGAAGAAACGACTGA